The Streptomyces sp. NBC_01268 genome window below encodes:
- a CDS encoding ABC transporter permease → MNPAPLRPARLAPRDVLRTGAVGLRTRRTRVVLSALGIAIGIATMIAVVGLSTSSRADLMSRLDRLGTNLLTAEAGRDPYGQEVTLPKNAVSMVRRIGPVQHATATADVDARIRRSDVVPEERTAGVTAQAARPDLLTALGAEVSRGVWLNRANERLPVTVLGAVAARRLGVTEPGEKIMMNDEYVVVIGILEPIELVPALDRVALVGFPAAERYFGFDGHPSTVFERSSDGSVEDVRAVLARTVSPGDPTGVKVSRPSDALAAKAATDKGLTALMLGLGAVALLVGGVGVANTMVVSVLERRQEIGLRRALGATRGAIRLQFLTESLLLSALGGVTGAVLGAAATHGFALVQGWTPVVPLWSLGGGLAATLVIGALAGLYPAVRASRLDPTTALNAT, encoded by the coding sequence ATGAACCCGGCACCGCTGCGCCCCGCGCGGCTCGCGCCCCGTGACGTGCTGCGTACCGGAGCGGTCGGCCTGCGCACCCGCCGTACCCGGGTGGTGCTGTCCGCGCTCGGCATCGCCATCGGCATCGCGACCATGATCGCCGTGGTCGGGCTGTCGACCTCCAGCCGCGCCGATCTGATGAGCCGCCTCGACCGGCTCGGCACCAACCTGCTGACCGCCGAGGCCGGTCGCGATCCGTACGGTCAGGAGGTCACCCTGCCCAAGAACGCCGTGTCGATGGTGCGGCGCATCGGGCCCGTCCAGCACGCGACGGCCACCGCCGACGTGGACGCGCGGATCCGGCGGAGCGACGTCGTGCCCGAGGAACGGACGGCGGGCGTCACCGCGCAGGCCGCCCGGCCGGATCTGCTCACCGCGCTGGGTGCCGAGGTGAGCCGTGGAGTGTGGCTGAACCGAGCGAACGAGCGCCTTCCGGTGACCGTGCTCGGGGCGGTCGCGGCACGGCGGCTCGGCGTCACCGAGCCCGGCGAGAAGATCATGATGAACGACGAGTACGTCGTGGTGATCGGCATCCTCGAACCGATCGAGCTGGTCCCCGCTCTGGACCGGGTGGCGCTGGTCGGGTTCCCCGCGGCCGAGCGCTACTTCGGCTTCGACGGGCACCCGTCCACGGTCTTCGAGCGTTCTTCGGACGGGTCGGTCGAGGACGTGCGCGCCGTGCTGGCCCGCACGGTGAGCCCCGGCGACCCCACCGGGGTCAAGGTCTCGCGCCCGTCCGACGCCCTCGCCGCGAAGGCCGCCACCGACAAGGGCCTCACCGCGTTGATGCTGGGCCTCGGGGCGGTGGCGCTGCTGGTGGGCGGCGTCGGTGTCGCGAACACCATGGTGGTGTCCGTGCTGGAGCGGCGTCAGGAGATCGGGCTGCGGCGGGCCCTCGGGGCCACCCGGGGGGCGATCCGGCTGCAGTTCCTCACCGAGTCGCTGCTGCTGTCCGCGCTCGGCGGGGTGACGGGAGCGGTCCTGGGTGCGGCGGCGACCCACGGCTTCGCCCTGGTGCAGGGCTGGACGCCGGTGGTTCCGCTGTGGTCGCTCGGTGGCGGTCTCGCCGCCACGCTCGTCATCGGCGCGCTGGCGGGTCTCTATCCCGCCGTCCGGGCCTCCCGCCTGGACCCGACGACGGCGCTCAACGCGACCTGA
- a CDS encoding amidohydrolase, giving the protein MQPSSPSPALSRRTMLAGAAALAGTTATAGAAAPATAAPVEAVAATGAAAGRQRDRTVVFRNVRVFGAAKPTDLVVVDGRVSGRPAPHGAKVVDGGGRIALPSLVDAHIHPDKTTWGGSWVSRRPASGIADYVAQDVELFRSQRRPVAERAYGLMSHAVARGTRAMRAHADVAPAYGLAGVQGVADARARLRHALDVQIVAFPQHGVIRTPGTAKLLEDAAREGLVDMIGGIDPIGFDQALEEQLDLVFGIADRHGVGVDIHLHDRGEKGIKAMRGIIDRTRALSLSGKVTVSHVFCLPALSDRDLGAIAADLGAQDIALTTVAPSDSLVLPIARLREHGVRVGLGSDGVRDSWSPFGNADMMHRAHLLGWVTDVRLDDELTDCYGVAANGGADVMGLPHADLRPGAPADFVLVRGECLPQVVVDMPRRDLVVHGGVVVARDREFLA; this is encoded by the coding sequence ATGCAGCCGTCCTCCCCCTCCCCCGCGCTCTCCCGTCGCACGATGCTGGCGGGCGCCGCCGCCCTGGCCGGAACGACGGCCACCGCGGGCGCCGCCGCCCCCGCGACGGCCGCCCCCGTCGAAGCAGTGGCGGCCACCGGCGCCGCTGCCGGCCGGCAGCGCGACAGGACGGTGGTCTTCCGCAACGTGCGCGTCTTCGGCGCGGCGAAGCCGACGGACCTCGTGGTCGTCGACGGGCGCGTCTCGGGCCGCCCCGCACCGCACGGGGCGAAGGTCGTCGACGGCGGGGGCCGGATCGCGCTTCCGTCGCTGGTGGACGCGCACATCCATCCCGACAAGACGACCTGGGGCGGCTCCTGGGTGTCGCGGCGCCCGGCGAGCGGCATCGCCGACTACGTCGCGCAGGACGTGGAGCTGTTCCGCAGCCAGCGCCGGCCGGTCGCCGAGCGCGCGTACGGGCTGATGTCCCACGCCGTCGCCCGCGGCACCCGGGCGATGCGCGCCCACGCCGACGTGGCCCCGGCGTACGGCCTGGCCGGAGTGCAGGGCGTCGCCGACGCGCGGGCGCGGCTTCGGCACGCGCTCGACGTCCAGATCGTCGCGTTCCCCCAGCACGGTGTGATCCGGACCCCGGGGACGGCGAAGCTGCTGGAGGACGCGGCCCGCGAGGGACTCGTGGACATGATCGGCGGCATCGACCCCATCGGCTTCGACCAGGCCCTCGAGGAGCAGCTCGACCTGGTCTTCGGCATCGCGGACCGCCACGGCGTCGGCGTGGACATCCACCTGCACGACCGCGGCGAGAAGGGGATCAAGGCCATGCGCGGCATCATCGACCGCACCCGCGCCCTCTCCCTCTCGGGCAAGGTCACCGTCAGCCACGTCTTCTGCCTGCCCGCCCTGTCCGACCGCGACCTGGGCGCGATCGCCGCCGATCTGGGCGCCCAGGACATCGCCCTCACGACCGTCGCCCCCTCCGACTCGCTGGTCCTGCCGATCGCCCGGCTGCGCGAGCACGGCGTACGGGTCGGCCTCGGATCCGACGGCGTGCGGGACTCCTGGAGCCCGTTCGGCAACGCGGACATGATGCACCGCGCCCACCTGCTCGGCTGGGTCACGGACGTCCGCCTCGACGACGAGCTGACCGACTGCTACGGCGTCGCCGCGAACGGCGGTGCGGACGTCATGGGCCTGCCGCACGCCGACCTCCGGCCCGGCGCGCCGGCCGACTTCGTCCTCGTACGGGGCGAGTGCCTGCCCCAGGTCGTGGTGGACATGCCGCGCCGGGACCTGGTCGTGCACGGCGGCGTCGTGGTGGCCCGCGACCGGGAGTTCCTCGCCTGA
- a CDS encoding globin domain-containing protein, with protein MAAGGDGRQGGWFGPGPGERPTAAQAPAAGRAAVPDDAPDAVLLRRTMAEIEPIADKVTSYFYALLFLRHPDLRALFPAAMDAQRDRLFKALLTAATHAEDTATLTAYLTGLGRGHRKYGTLPEHYPAVGECLIGALAQHAPHSWGPRTEAAWVGAYTAISQIMIDAAAQDELRAPAWWQAEVVAHEPRTADVAVVTVRPDQPYPFRAGQYTALETPWWPRVWRHYSFASAPRSDGLLSFHVKAVPAGWVSNALVHRARPGDVLRLGGPSGSMTVDHHTDNGLLCLGGGTGIAPIKALVEDVAQHGRRRSVDVFYGARSNDDLYDIETMLRLQQSHPWLSVRPVVDTGPGSALSGGLSGAVREFGPWHTYEAYLSGPPGMIRRGVDTLVGIGIPTHRIRHDSIEELVGARN; from the coding sequence ATGGCAGCTGGTGGTGACGGGCGGCAGGGGGGCTGGTTCGGGCCGGGCCCGGGCGAGCGGCCCACCGCGGCGCAGGCACCCGCGGCAGGGCGGGCGGCCGTGCCGGACGACGCGCCCGACGCGGTGTTGCTGCGCCGGACGATGGCCGAGATCGAACCGATCGCGGACAAGGTCACCTCGTACTTCTACGCCCTGCTCTTCCTCCGCCACCCCGACCTGCGGGCCCTCTTCCCGGCGGCGATGGACGCCCAGCGCGACCGGCTCTTCAAGGCGCTGCTCACGGCCGCCACGCACGCCGAGGACACCGCCACCCTCACCGCGTACCTGACCGGGCTCGGCCGCGGCCACCGGAAGTACGGCACGCTGCCCGAGCACTACCCGGCCGTCGGCGAGTGCCTGATCGGCGCCCTCGCGCAGCACGCCCCGCACAGCTGGGGCCCGCGGACCGAGGCGGCCTGGGTGGGCGCGTACACCGCCATCTCCCAGATCATGATCGACGCGGCCGCCCAGGACGAGCTCCGGGCCCCCGCCTGGTGGCAGGCGGAGGTGGTCGCCCACGAGCCGCGCACCGCCGACGTCGCCGTCGTCACGGTCCGCCCCGACCAGCCGTACCCCTTCCGCGCCGGGCAGTACACCGCCCTGGAGACACCCTGGTGGCCACGGGTCTGGCGGCACTACTCCTTCGCCTCCGCGCCCCGCTCCGACGGCCTGCTCTCCTTCCACGTGAAGGCCGTGCCCGCGGGCTGGGTGTCGAACGCGCTCGTGCACCGCGCCCGGCCCGGGGACGTCCTGCGGCTCGGCGGCCCCAGCGGCTCGATGACCGTCGACCACCACACCGACAACGGACTGCTGTGCCTCGGTGGCGGTACGGGCATCGCCCCCATCAAGGCGCTGGTCGAGGACGTCGCCCAGCACGGCAGGCGCCGCTCCGTCGACGTGTTCTACGGCGCCCGCAGCAACGACGACCTGTACGACATCGAGACCATGCTGCGGTTGCAGCAGTCGCACCCCTGGCTCTCCGTGCGCCCGGTCGTCGACACCGGTCCCGGCTCGGCCCTGTCCGGGGGCCTGTCCGGAGCCGTGCGCGAGTTCGGCCCGTGGCACACGTACGAGGCGTACCTCTCCGGCCCGCCCGGCATGATCCGCCGCGGTGTCGACACCCTCGTGGGCATCGGCATCCCCACCCACCGCATACGGCACGACTCCATCGAAGAACTGGTCGGGGCGAGGAATTGA
- a CDS encoding pyridoxamine 5'-phosphate oxidase family protein has product MSTFEHTGPRSATPPRTVRPGSDGEHLVQRRTGTTERADRFYAEQVLDRLNPRMREFVARQEMFFLATADRHGACDNTFRAGPAGFLHVLDEVRLAYPEYRGNGVQASLGNIEENPHVGLLMVDFLRDRVGLHVNGTARVVADDEMRAGHPGLTVDPVPGRRALSWVEITVEEAYIHCAKHIPHLQKVPRHGQGRAWGTDDVRRKGGDFFGAAADAPERGPFLPPPRAGAETWRAEAERVLERAERRRHASEGFSGWFSRGVESRIP; this is encoded by the coding sequence TTGAGCACCTTCGAGCACACCGGTCCGCGGTCGGCGACCCCGCCGCGCACCGTCCGCCCGGGAAGCGACGGCGAGCACCTGGTCCAGCGGCGCACGGGCACCACCGAGCGCGCCGACCGGTTCTACGCCGAGCAGGTCCTCGACCGGCTCAACCCCCGGATGCGGGAGTTCGTGGCCCGCCAGGAGATGTTCTTCCTGGCCACCGCCGACCGGCACGGGGCCTGCGACAACACCTTCCGGGCTGGCCCGGCCGGCTTCCTCCACGTCCTGGACGAGGTGCGGCTCGCCTACCCCGAGTACCGGGGGAACGGGGTGCAGGCCAGCCTCGGCAACATCGAGGAGAACCCGCACGTCGGCCTCCTGATGGTGGACTTCCTCCGGGACCGCGTCGGGCTCCACGTGAACGGCACGGCCCGGGTCGTGGCCGACGACGAGATGCGCGCCGGCCACCCCGGACTCACGGTCGACCCGGTGCCGGGGCGGCGCGCGCTGAGCTGGGTGGAGATCACCGTGGAGGAGGCGTACATCCACTGCGCCAAGCACATCCCGCACCTCCAGAAGGTGCCGCGGCACGGCCAGGGCCGGGCGTGGGGCACCGACGACGTCCGGCGCAAGGGCGGCGACTTCTTCGGCGCCGCGGCGGACGCGCCGGAACGGGGACCGTTCCTCCCGCCGCCCCGCGCGGGCGCGGAGACGTGGCGGGCGGAGGCCGAGCGGGTGCTGGAGCGGGCGGAGCGGCGGCGCCACGCGTCCGAGGGGTTCAGCGGCTGGTTCAGCAGGGGTGTCGAAAGCCGGATTCCCTAA
- a CDS encoding MarR family winged helix-turn-helix transcriptional regulator, which yields MSATAPETPDKLQLLELLAAIGTAQWRDFATAAAHHGLTSTQAKVLAQLDTPMPMRALATLLVCDASNVTGIVDRLEARELVRREPDLTDRRVKNVVATDGGREIIRRVREEMQATHGALDTLTTAESTLLYTLLGRLRPGMEQGDRGLRSR from the coding sequence ATGAGCGCGACGGCCCCCGAGACCCCCGACAAGCTCCAGCTCCTGGAGCTCCTCGCCGCCATCGGCACGGCCCAGTGGCGGGACTTCGCCACCGCCGCCGCCCACCACGGCCTCACCTCCACCCAGGCCAAGGTCCTCGCCCAGCTCGACACCCCGATGCCGATGCGCGCCCTCGCCACCCTGCTGGTCTGCGACGCGTCCAACGTCACCGGGATCGTGGACCGCCTCGAAGCCCGCGAGCTCGTGCGCCGCGAGCCCGACCTCACCGACCGCCGCGTCAAGAACGTGGTGGCCACGGACGGCGGCCGGGAGATCATCCGCCGCGTCCGCGAGGAGATGCAGGCCACCCACGGCGCCCTCGACACCCTCACCACCGCCGAGAGCACCCTGCTCTACACCCTCCTCGGCCGCCTGCGCCCCGGCATGGAGCAGGGCGACCGGGGGCTCAGGTCGCGTTGA
- a CDS encoding LysM peptidoglycan-binding domain-containing protein — protein sequence MRGPGKHRRPKNTPLARGLAVVGITGSAALVLPLAGATGAAAETPRAPQAVHAVAFVAIEKAAVGTAKASGPVRYSVVAGDSLSKIARKHHVSGGWKTIYRDNRAAVGADPGLIRPGLRLTIDTKNAKGAGSAARPAVARTAAATGAAAARPAVSHPSSAASPAVVQAAVSSAASAVSYSNDLDGWIRESLDIMARNGIPGSYDGIYRNVMRESSGNPLAINNWDSNALAGTPSKGLLQVIEPTFQAYHVAGTAFDLYDPVANITAACNYAAARYGSIDNVNGAY from the coding sequence ATGCGTGGACCCGGGAAGCACCGCCGCCCCAAGAACACCCCGCTCGCCCGCGGACTGGCCGTCGTCGGCATCACCGGCAGCGCCGCACTCGTCCTGCCGCTCGCCGGGGCCACCGGCGCGGCGGCCGAGACCCCGAGGGCCCCGCAGGCGGTGCACGCCGTCGCATTCGTCGCAATCGAAAAGGCGGCGGTCGGGACGGCGAAGGCGAGCGGCCCCGTCCGCTATTCCGTGGTCGCCGGCGACTCGCTCTCGAAGATCGCCCGGAAGCACCACGTGAGCGGCGGCTGGAAGACGATCTACCGCGACAACCGCGCCGCCGTCGGCGCGGACCCGGGCCTCATCCGCCCCGGTCTGCGACTCACCATCGACACCAAGAACGCCAAGGGTGCCGGGAGCGCGGCGCGTCCGGCGGTGGCGCGTACGGCAGCCGCGACCGGCGCCGCCGCCGCGCGTCCGGCGGTCTCGCACCCGTCGTCCGCCGCGTCGCCCGCCGTGGTCCAGGCCGCGGTCTCGTCGGCGGCCTCGGCCGTCTCGTACTCGAACGACCTGGACGGCTGGATCCGCGAGTCCCTCGACATCATGGCCAGGAACGGCATCCCGGGCAGCTACGACGGCATCTACCGCAACGTCATGCGCGAGTCCTCGGGCAACCCGCTGGCCATCAACAACTGGGACTCCAACGCCCTCGCCGGCACGCCGTCCAAGGGCCTGCTCCAGGTGATCGAGCCCACCTTCCAGGCCTACCACGTGGCCGGCACGGCCTTCGACCTCTACGACCCGGTGGCCAACATCACGGCCGCCTGCAACTACGCGGCCGCCCGCTACGGCTCGATCGACAACGTCAACGGCGCCTACTGA
- a CDS encoding GntR family transcriptional regulator: MADSSRAGATAKEAGSGPLGARAREAVLQRIVDRRYEQGARLVEREVAEELGMSRVPVREALRALVAEGLLELLPHSGVRVRRLERTDVEHLYEVWEPLAVQASRLAARVAAAGDPAGLTALEATLHQAESAAAEAEGTREVAAHTAFHEGVVAMAGNPLLARMMEQLSWQLRLLFGLREEPAHMRAQHAEMFRHIAAGDAEAAGASTLLHVRDSRAVALRSLFGDA, translated from the coding sequence GTGGCGGACAGCAGCAGGGCCGGGGCGACGGCCAAGGAGGCCGGATCGGGCCCGCTCGGAGCGCGGGCCCGCGAGGCCGTCCTGCAGCGCATCGTCGACCGGCGGTACGAACAGGGCGCGCGGCTCGTCGAGCGGGAGGTCGCCGAGGAGCTCGGCATGTCGCGCGTACCCGTCCGCGAGGCGCTGCGTGCGCTCGTCGCCGAGGGCCTGCTCGAACTGCTCCCGCACAGCGGGGTGCGCGTACGGCGCCTGGAGCGCACCGACGTGGAGCATCTGTACGAGGTGTGGGAGCCCCTGGCGGTCCAGGCCTCGCGGCTCGCGGCCCGGGTCGCGGCGGCGGGTGACCCCGCGGGGCTGACCGCGCTGGAGGCGACGCTCCACCAGGCCGAGTCGGCGGCGGCCGAGGCCGAGGGGACGCGGGAGGTCGCCGCGCACACGGCGTTCCACGAGGGCGTCGTCGCCATGGCCGGCAATCCGCTGCTCGCGCGCATGATGGAGCAGTTGAGCTGGCAGTTGCGCCTGCTCTTCGGGCTCCGCGAGGAGCCCGCCCACATGCGGGCCCAGCACGCCGAGATGTTCCGGCACATCGCCGCGGGGGACGCGGAGGCGGCGGGGGCCAGCACGCTGCTGCACGTGCGGGACAGCCGGGCGGTCGCCCTGCGCTCCCTCTTCGGCGACGCCTGA
- a CDS encoding peptidoglycan-binding protein: MTRRRTLLLGGALTVVLAGGAGAVVLGAGPEAAPAGGGRGLPPATATVVRTDLVSSKTVDGRLDYAGRRPVKAAVPGTVTVAAEEGATVRQGQALYELDDKPVTLLYGPVPMFREMRTGDRGTDVLQLERNLRDLGFGGGMYVDPRYDAATEAAVKRWQKSLNREPTGRVGKGDVVFQPGRVRVVTADAALADQVGPDRPVLTVASPRPVVRADLDQADAPLTAQGTRVEVTLPSGTTVPGKVTGTVRPGGDGAGGADGAGGGGAREGITVEVTLDDGTPTGEDARATASVKFVSESRKGVLVVPVEAVVALRGENGGYGLEVVEGSTSRMVRVETGMTADGKIEVSGAHLREGMRVGVAAS, encoded by the coding sequence TCCTCGGTGGTGCGCTGACCGTGGTCCTGGCGGGCGGTGCCGGGGCCGTCGTGCTCGGCGCCGGGCCGGAGGCGGCGCCCGCGGGCGGTGGGCGGGGGCTGCCGCCCGCCACGGCCACCGTCGTACGGACCGACCTGGTGAGCAGCAAGACCGTCGACGGCCGGCTCGACTACGCGGGCCGGCGGCCGGTGAAGGCGGCGGTCCCGGGCACGGTCACGGTGGCGGCCGAGGAGGGCGCGACCGTACGGCAGGGGCAGGCGCTGTACGAGCTCGACGACAAGCCCGTCACCCTGCTGTACGGGCCGGTGCCCATGTTCCGCGAGATGCGGACCGGCGACCGGGGCACGGACGTCCTCCAGCTGGAACGCAATCTGCGGGACCTCGGGTTCGGCGGCGGGATGTACGTGGACCCGCGGTACGACGCGGCGACGGAGGCCGCCGTCAAGCGCTGGCAGAAGTCGCTCAACCGGGAGCCGACGGGTCGGGTCGGCAAGGGGGACGTGGTCTTCCAGCCGGGCCGGGTCAGGGTCGTCACGGCGGACGCGGCCCTGGCCGACCAGGTCGGGCCCGACCGGCCGGTGCTCACCGTCGCCTCGCCCCGTCCCGTCGTACGGGCCGACCTCGACCAGGCGGACGCGCCGCTGACCGCGCAGGGCACCCGCGTGGAGGTGACGCTGCCCAGTGGGACGACGGTACCGGGGAAGGTGACGGGCACGGTACGGCCCGGCGGCGACGGGGCCGGGGGCGCCGACGGGGCCGGGGGCGGGGGCGCCCGGGAGGGGATCACCGTCGAGGTGACCCTCGACGACGGGACGCCGACGGGCGAGGACGCCCGGGCCACGGCGAGCGTGAAGTTCGTGAGCGAGAGCAGGAAGGGGGTGCTCGTGGTACCCGTCGAGGCGGTGGTGGCGCTGCGCGGCGAGAACGGCGGCTACGGGCTCGAAGTCGTCGAGGGGTCCACGAGCCGGATGGTGCGGGTGGAGACCGGCATGACCGCCGACGGGAAGATCGAGGTCAGCGGTGCCCACCTGCGCGAAGGGATGCGGGTGGGGGTGGCGGCGTCGTGA
- a CDS encoding MFS transporter, which translates to MSTTTPPSTAGARRETVIVFALSLAAMVVSMMQTLPVPILGLIRADLGVSTAEVSWVTTATLLSAAVFTPLLGRFGDQHGKKPTLVAVLGVMVVGSVVAALATSLPLLILGRVLQGAATAIFPLALSVLREEVRPQKLPGAMSLVSGTLAFGSGLALVATGLLTSGPDADYRSAFWMATGFAALALLAVLFLVPATRHKTGGRTDFLGALALGATLLLLLLPISQGHEWGWTSGRTLGSFAGAAVMTGVWVLIELKVREPLVDMRMFVHRPVLMANLAGILVGFGMFANFLGVSYLVQMPQALTGYGFDASILRASVQFLLPGAIVSLLASPVGGQLVRHRGPRTALVLAAALGAVGFGWLALDHGHTVSVIGAGVIVGAAVSFGYAAMPAVIMASVPHHQSGIANGINSISRSTGSAIGSAVVTTILASKTLEHLPAGVPPLPAESGFTLTFWIGATAFALVAVIARFGLRAAQGPRATAAPAPAADQTAEPAAV; encoded by the coding sequence ATGAGCACCACCACCCCGCCGTCCACCGCCGGCGCCAGACGCGAGACCGTCATCGTCTTCGCCCTGAGCCTGGCCGCCATGGTCGTGTCGATGATGCAGACCCTGCCGGTCCCGATCCTCGGCCTGATCCGTGCCGACCTGGGCGTCTCCACGGCCGAGGTGAGCTGGGTGACCACCGCCACGCTGCTCTCCGCCGCCGTGTTCACGCCGCTGCTCGGCCGCTTCGGCGACCAGCACGGCAAGAAGCCCACCCTCGTGGCGGTGCTCGGCGTCATGGTCGTCGGCTCCGTCGTCGCCGCCCTGGCGACCTCGCTGCCCCTGCTGATCCTGGGCCGCGTGCTCCAGGGCGCGGCGACGGCGATCTTCCCGCTCGCGCTGTCCGTCCTGCGCGAGGAGGTCCGGCCGCAGAAGCTGCCCGGCGCGATGTCGCTGGTCAGCGGCACCCTCGCCTTCGGCAGCGGCCTCGCGCTCGTCGCCACCGGCCTGCTGACCTCCGGCCCGGACGCCGACTACCGCAGCGCCTTCTGGATGGCGACCGGCTTCGCCGCGCTGGCCCTGCTCGCCGTCCTCTTCCTGGTCCCCGCGACCCGCCACAAGACCGGTGGCCGCACCGACTTCCTCGGCGCGCTGGCCCTCGGCGCCACCCTGCTGCTCCTCCTGCTGCCCATCTCGCAGGGGCACGAGTGGGGCTGGACCTCCGGCCGCACACTGGGCAGCTTCGCGGGCGCGGCCGTCATGACCGGTGTCTGGGTCCTGATCGAGCTGAAGGTCCGCGAGCCCCTCGTCGACATGCGCATGTTCGTGCACCGGCCGGTGCTCATGGCCAACCTGGCCGGCATCCTCGTCGGCTTCGGCATGTTCGCGAACTTCCTGGGCGTCTCGTACCTCGTCCAGATGCCCCAGGCGCTCACCGGGTACGGGTTCGACGCGTCGATCCTGCGCGCCTCCGTGCAGTTCCTGCTGCCCGGCGCGATCGTGTCGCTGCTCGCCTCCCCGGTCGGCGGCCAGCTGGTCCGCCACCGCGGGCCCCGTACGGCGCTGGTCCTGGCCGCGGCGCTCGGCGCCGTCGGCTTCGGCTGGCTGGCCCTGGACCACGGCCACACCGTCTCGGTGATCGGCGCCGGCGTGATCGTCGGCGCGGCCGTCAGCTTCGGCTACGCGGCGATGCCCGCCGTCATCATGGCGAGCGTCCCGCACCACCAGAGCGGCATCGCCAACGGCATCAACTCCATCTCCCGCTCCACCGGCAGTGCGATCGGCAGCGCCGTCGTCACCACGATCCTGGCCTCGAAGACCCTGGAGCACCTGCCGGCGGGTGTCCCGCCGCTGCCCGCGGAGTCCGGCTTCACCCTCACCTTCTGGATCGGGGCGACGGCCTTCGCCCTCGTCGCCGTCATCGCGCGGTTCGGCCTGCGCGCCGCCCAGGGCCCCCGCGCCACGGCGGCGCCCGCGCCCGCCGCCGATCAGACGGCCGAACCCGCGGCCGTCTGA
- a CDS encoding ABC transporter ATP-binding protein, whose translation MGTGSPVPPVVELRGASKTHPGPVHALRAVDLTVGAGELLAIVGPSGSGKSTMLNIMGTLDRPTTGTVHVAGRDVGALSDAQLSALRARHIGFVFQHFHLSAGRDAVDNVGDGLLYAGVGLRERRARARAALERVGLGHRLGHRPTELSGGEKQRVAIARALVGAPDLLLADEPTGALDTASGRIVMELLHELNAAGTAVCVITHDHDIADSLPRRVRFRDGAVVDDSGRNGSRRDGSRRDEAERDEAGRDASLRHRKEGKA comes from the coding sequence GTGGGCACCGGCTCCCCGGTGCCTCCGGTCGTCGAGCTCCGCGGGGCCTCGAAGACCCACCCGGGGCCGGTGCACGCGCTGCGCGCGGTGGACCTGACCGTCGGGGCCGGTGAACTCCTCGCCATCGTCGGCCCGTCGGGCTCCGGCAAGTCGACCATGCTGAACATCATGGGGACCCTGGACCGCCCCACGACCGGCACCGTCCACGTCGCCGGGCGGGACGTGGGGGCGCTGTCGGACGCGCAGTTGTCCGCGTTGCGCGCCCGGCACATCGGCTTCGTGTTCCAGCACTTCCATCTGTCCGCCGGGCGCGACGCCGTCGACAACGTCGGCGACGGGCTCCTCTACGCGGGCGTCGGCCTGCGGGAACGGCGCGCGCGGGCCCGGGCCGCGCTGGAACGGGTCGGGCTCGGGCACCGCCTCGGCCACCGGCCCACCGAACTGTCCGGCGGCGAGAAGCAGCGCGTCGCCATCGCCCGGGCGCTCGTGGGCGCACCGGACCTGCTGCTCGCCGACGAACCGACCGGCGCCCTCGACACCGCTTCCGGACGGATCGTGATGGAACTCCTGCACGAACTGAACGCCGCCGGCACCGCGGTGTGCGTCATCACCCACGACCACGACATCGCCGACTCCCTGCCGCGCCGGGTGCGCTTCCGCGACGGCGCGGTCGTGGACGACTCAGGGAGGAACGGGTCCAGGAGGGACGGATCCCGGAGGGACGAAGCCGAGAGGGACGAAGCCGGACGGGACGCCTCCCTTCGGCATCGGAAGGAGGGGAAGGCATGA